One part of the Marinobacterium rhizophilum genome encodes these proteins:
- a CDS encoding alkaline phosphatase family protein, producing the protein MNRKPNILFIMADQLRADYLGCNGHPNIRTPNIDALAARGVNFNRAYCQAPICGPSRMSFYTGRYASSHGASLNNAPLRIDERTLGDYLRPEGYRVALVGKTHMKRDDEGMQRLGIDPGSSLGVLVSECGFEPYERDDGLHPDQSVDPDLKYNQYLRSKGYGGHNPWHDYANSVEGDNGEVLSGWQMRHADRPARVKEVDSETAYTTRRAMDFIKEAANSPWCLHLSYIKPHWPYIAPAPYHDMYGKNDILPAARSEAELRDPHPVTAAFMQHAESREFSRDEVRERVIPTYMGLITQLDDHLGQLMAFLGERGELDNTLIVLTSDHGDYLGDHWLGEKELFHDASVRIPMIIVDPRPAADVTRGSRSSRLVEGIDLLPTFVDYVGGGKFDHILEGRSLLPLIEGRDEIQWRTHAFSENDYARRGARQTLGLPPDQAKAYMVTDGHWKYVHYEHFQPQLFDLAKDPFELEDRASDPDCAAVCQELESALFRWFRERRMRVTVSNTRVAKSTGMSHKRGYLFGLW; encoded by the coding sequence GACATCCGAACATTCGCACGCCGAATATCGATGCCCTGGCGGCGCGAGGCGTCAATTTCAACCGTGCCTACTGCCAGGCCCCGATCTGCGGCCCATCCCGTATGTCCTTCTATACTGGCCGCTACGCGTCCAGTCACGGTGCCAGCCTCAACAATGCTCCGCTGCGAATTGACGAGCGAACTCTTGGAGATTACCTGCGCCCCGAAGGCTACCGCGTGGCGCTGGTCGGCAAGACTCATATGAAACGCGACGACGAGGGCATGCAGCGCCTGGGTATCGACCCTGGCTCGTCACTCGGCGTGCTGGTCAGCGAGTGCGGGTTTGAGCCCTACGAGCGCGATGACGGCCTGCATCCCGATCAGTCCGTGGATCCGGACCTGAAGTACAACCAGTATCTGCGCAGCAAGGGTTACGGGGGACACAACCCCTGGCATGACTATGCCAATTCGGTCGAAGGCGACAATGGCGAAGTGCTGAGCGGCTGGCAGATGCGCCATGCGGACCGACCAGCGCGGGTGAAGGAAGTGGATTCGGAAACCGCCTACACTACCCGTCGCGCCATGGACTTCATAAAGGAAGCCGCAAATTCCCCCTGGTGCCTGCACCTGAGCTATATCAAGCCGCACTGGCCCTATATTGCCCCCGCCCCGTACCACGACATGTACGGCAAGAATGACATCCTGCCAGCCGCACGCAGCGAAGCGGAACTACGGGATCCACACCCGGTGACCGCCGCCTTCATGCAGCATGCAGAATCGCGGGAATTTTCCCGCGACGAGGTCCGCGAGCGCGTAATACCCACCTACATGGGCTTGATCACCCAGCTCGACGATCATCTGGGGCAGCTGATGGCGTTTCTTGGCGAACGCGGCGAACTCGATAATACCCTGATCGTGCTGACCTCAGACCACGGCGACTACCTCGGCGACCACTGGCTCGGCGAGAAGGAACTGTTCCACGACGCCAGCGTCCGCATCCCGATGATTATCGTCGACCCGCGTCCTGCAGCCGATGTCACGCGAGGCTCTCGCAGCAGCCGGCTGGTCGAGGGCATCGACTTGCTGCCGACCTTCGTCGACTATGTCGGTGGCGGGAAATTCGATCACATCCTTGAAGGCCGCTCACTGCTGCCGCTGATCGAAGGGCGCGACGAGATCCAGTGGCGCACCCACGCCTTCAGCGAAAACGACTACGCGCGACGCGGTGCACGCCAAACGCTGGGTCTGCCACCGGACCAGGCCAAAGCCTATATGGTCACCGACGGCCACTGGAAATACGTTCACTATGAACACTTTCAACCACAACTTTTCGACCTTGCCAAAGACCCATTCGAGCTGGAGGACCGGGCATCGGATCCCGACTGCGCCGCCGTTTGCCAAGAGCTGGAAAGTGCCCTCTTCCGCTGGTTCCGCGAGCGCCGAATGCGCGTGACCGTCAGCAATACCCGCGTCGCCAAAAGCACCGGGATGTCTCACAAACGAGGGTATCTGTTCGGCCTTTGGTAA